One region of Phycisphaerales bacterium genomic DNA includes:
- the trpS gene encoding tryptophan--tRNA ligase gives MTSDSSSRPRILTGDTPTGRLHLGHYVGSLERRLAMQETHDCYFLVANVHAMTTRSDKPDEIRADTLEVLRDWLAVGMDPERSTMFVQSEVPAIAELTFFFSMLLGFGRVMRNPTIKDEIIVKNLGDTYSFGFLLYAVGQTADILAFRPEAVPVGEDQVAHIEMTREVARRFNQVYCGVSDQVADEEHLAAGGLFPIPRADVGRVGRLVGTDGVNKMSKSLGNAIYLSDTAKEVQKKVNKIFTGRQSATDPGDPNNVLFQYFDAFHGDKSRVAELREQYAAGKVGDGDVKRELGETINALLEPIRQRRAQYEGQDQKILEIIRAGCAKANNTAEQTLAAAKKAMRMHFGERSFSYR, from the coding sequence ATGACCAGCGACAGCTCATCCCGGCCGCGCATTCTCACCGGCGACACGCCGACCGGCCGCCTGCACCTTGGGCACTACGTCGGCAGCCTCGAGCGGCGCCTGGCCATGCAGGAGACGCACGACTGCTACTTCCTCGTCGCCAACGTGCACGCCATGACCACGCGCAGCGACAAGCCCGACGAGATCCGGGCCGACACGCTCGAAGTCCTGCGCGACTGGCTGGCGGTGGGCATGGACCCGGAGCGCAGCACGATGTTCGTGCAGAGCGAAGTGCCGGCGATCGCCGAACTGACGTTCTTCTTCTCGATGCTGCTGGGCTTCGGGCGGGTGATGCGCAACCCGACGATCAAGGATGAGATCATCGTCAAGAACCTCGGCGACACCTATTCGTTCGGCTTCCTGCTCTACGCCGTGGGGCAGACGGCCGACATCCTCGCGTTCCGGCCCGAAGCGGTGCCGGTGGGCGAAGACCAGGTGGCGCACATCGAGATGACGCGCGAGGTCGCGCGGCGGTTCAACCAGGTGTACTGCGGCGTTTCGGACCAGGTCGCCGACGAGGAGCACCTTGCAGCCGGTGGGCTGTTCCCGATTCCGCGAGCCGACGTCGGCCGCGTCGGCCGGCTCGTGGGCACCGACGGTGTGAACAAGATGAGCAAGTCGCTGGGCAACGCGATCTACCTCTCGGACACGGCCAAGGAAGTGCAGAAGAAGGTCAACAAGATATTCACCGGCCGGCAGAGCGCGACCGACCCGGGCGATCCGAACAACGTGCTCTTCCAGTATTTCGACGCTTTTCACGGCGACAAGAGCCGCGTGGCGGAGCTGCGCGAGCAGTATGCCGCGGGCAAGGTCGGCGACGGCGACGTGAAACGGGAACTGGGCGAGACGATCAACGCGCTGCTCGAACCCATCCGCCAGCGCCGGGCCCAGTATGAGGGGCAGGATCAGAAGATCCTCGAGATCATCCGCGCCGGCTGCGCCAAGGCCAATAACACGGCCGAGCAGACGCTCGCGGCCGCCAAGAAGGCGATGCGGATGCACTTCGGCGAGCGGTCGTTCTCTTATCGGTAA
- a CDS encoding flagellar brake domain-containing protein: MPANRLRNEQWRRSLEQIFERGGGLEISFPRATGDDAGAEDGATSNLIWRVRILSLCDDEIVLEQPMALGEMMNLETGVELVVVMAVGQNRWMFTTRVLGSAEFSPVPGRSGGAFRVAVPESVERCRRRSFYRVSTTQLVLPKVTCWPLLNPDSVVLAEKTNEMRVLASQNPAEDETYENVDEHLTMPEVGPPFTATLANIGGGGIGLVVEAGDAQALTRHRVFWLSIALPPEIAVPLAVTAKLVHTHIDSSQKTYCGLAFEFGHNRSHQKFIVDQIRRCVTIQQEAQLRQLRKSA, encoded by the coding sequence TTGCCGGCCAACCGACTTCGCAACGAACAGTGGCGACGCAGCCTCGAACAGATCTTCGAGCGCGGCGGCGGCCTCGAAATCTCCTTCCCGCGCGCGACAGGCGACGACGCCGGCGCGGAAGATGGCGCCACGTCCAATCTCATCTGGCGCGTGCGCATCCTCAGCCTGTGCGATGACGAGATCGTGCTCGAACAGCCCATGGCGCTGGGCGAGATGATGAATCTCGAAACAGGCGTCGAACTCGTCGTCGTCATGGCGGTCGGACAGAACCGCTGGATGTTCACGACGCGCGTGCTCGGTTCGGCGGAGTTCTCGCCCGTGCCGGGGCGGTCAGGCGGCGCGTTCCGCGTGGCCGTGCCCGAGAGCGTCGAGCGCTGCCGGCGGCGGAGCTTCTATCGCGTATCGACGACGCAACTCGTGCTGCCCAAAGTGACCTGCTGGCCACTGCTCAATCCGGATTCGGTCGTGCTCGCCGAGAAGACCAACGAGATGCGCGTGCTCGCATCGCAGAATCCCGCTGAGGATGAGACGTACGAGAACGTGGATGAACATCTGACGATGCCCGAGGTGGGGCCGCCGTTCACGGCCACGCTGGCGAATATCGGCGGCGGGGGCATCGGCCTCGTCGTCGAGGCCGGCGATGCGCAGGCGCTGACGCGGCATCGCGTGTTCTGGCTGAGCATCGCGCTGCCGCCCGAGATCGCCGTGCCCCTGGCGGTGACGGCCAAACTGGTGCACACGCACATCGACTCGAGCCAGAAGACGTACTGCGGTCTCGCGTTTGAGTTCGGCCACAATCGCAGCCACCAGAAGTTCATCGTGGACCAGATCCGCCGCTGCGTGACGATCCAGCAGGAAGCCCAGTTGCGGCAACTGCGCAAGAGCGCCTAG
- a CDS encoding VOC family protein: MWLEHVNLTVSDLDAAAKFYGELLGLKIRWRREPGSPETPAIHIGDDRSYLALFQADPAEAGRLDEPEYGRVGFNHVGFVVDDLDAKVAWLTQRGIETEIEDSYEPGRRAYFYDPDGIEVELVEYR; the protein is encoded by the coding sequence ATGTGGCTCGAACACGTCAACCTCACCGTCTCCGACCTCGATGCAGCCGCGAAGTTCTATGGCGAACTGCTCGGCCTGAAGATCCGCTGGCGACGTGAGCCCGGCTCGCCCGAGACGCCGGCCATCCACATCGGCGACGACCGTTCGTATCTCGCGCTCTTCCAGGCCGACCCTGCCGAGGCCGGTCGGCTAGACGAACCCGAGTACGGCCGCGTCGGCTTCAATCACGTCGGCTTCGTCGTCGATGACCTCGACGCCAAAGTCGCCTGGCTCACCCAGCGCGGCATCGAGACGGAGATCGAAGACTCTTATGAGCCCGGCCGCCGCGCGTACTTCTACGACCCCGATGGCATCGAGGTGGAACTGGTGGAGTACCGGTGA
- a CDS encoding SDR family oxidoreductase has protein sequence MSGAPRRLALITGGAQRVGRAVCLALARAGYDVILTRLTSRDEAEQTAGDCRALGVSASVESLDLNDLPGVEAFAARFAQSHERLDVLVHNASLYERTIWGEIDAQHAEAHLRINALAPLLLTQGLEAPLQRAGGLVVAMCDAQTLGRARKRYAAYSMSKAAIAEMVGTLAREMAPKVRVVGIAPGVVAWPPDASPEEIESYEARIPLERSGTPEDVAELIVYLAQRSTYITGEIIRLDGGRSLT, from the coding sequence ATGAGCGGCGCTCCCCGCAGGCTGGCGCTCATCACCGGCGGCGCGCAGCGCGTCGGGCGGGCCGTGTGCCTCGCCCTGGCGCGGGCGGGATATGACGTCATCCTCACCCGCCTCACGAGCCGCGACGAAGCCGAGCAGACCGCAGGCGACTGTCGCGCGCTGGGCGTCTCTGCGAGCGTCGAATCACTCGATCTCAACGACCTGCCCGGCGTCGAAGCGTTTGCCGCGCGCTTCGCGCAGTCGCACGAGCGGCTCGATGTGCTCGTGCACAACGCCTCGCTCTACGAGCGCACGATCTGGGGTGAAATCGACGCGCAGCATGCCGAAGCGCACTTGCGCATCAACGCCCTGGCGCCGCTGCTGCTCACACAGGGGCTTGAAGCGCCGCTGCAGCGGGCCGGCGGGCTGGTCGTGGCCATGTGCGATGCCCAGACGCTCGGCCGGGCCCGCAAGCGCTACGCCGCGTATTCGATGAGCAAGGCCGCGATCGCCGAGATGGTCGGCACGCTGGCGCGCGAAATGGCGCCGAAGGTGCGCGTCGTTGGCATCGCGCCCGGCGTCGTCGCCTGGCCGCCAGATGCCTCACCGGAAGAGATCGAATCCTATGAAGCCCGCATCCCGCTCGAGAGATCGGGCACACCCGAAGACGTCGCCGAACTGATCGTGTACCTCGCCCAGCGCAGCACCTACATCACCGGCGAAATCATCCGCCTCGACGGCGGCCGCTCGCTGACGTGA
- a CDS encoding S41 family peptidase, protein MTQIQAAATTHTRFFRPGHLAAVAAAAALALASAMPARAMQDTEVQPVSVAGGVDLAARMWDDSLQRDREGVYTILRSISASGNAAEKASNLTATVETYLDFLRAQGAERLKTFNESMEKLDGHLKDGNLREGLGDALAAHEASLEPDELLALQPETGLPFKDAVLADPRVIELVTRATKAARDAESAGEWIVAQDLFYRLNTLVDHRYQKDLDRVSYRLGLLRLYAPARLDELMNAQLVAIGEKPRPRWEHQELDTWDVHLAGVDRAMVNDVLYISATKHLSQTGYPALLVGGLGALETLVTTTDLKETFPGLSDARAVQKFTAFLREESDYWQRQAAADRSRASRVIERIEEKNAETVKLPPEVLYHEFGDGCISVLDPFTDIVWPDELQVFRRQLEGSFSGVGIQIIIDENNQLTIVTPLKDSPAHRAGIQAGDDIVAVDGRSTVGITTSQAIDQITGPKGTPVTLTVRREGEPEPIDYRLVRADIPIETVKGWKLQDGNEWDYFMNREQGVGYIRLTGFMQQTVDDFDMAIAEMGEDLQGLVIDLRYNPGGQLQAVIDLCNRFVSRGVIVSTEGPGKKVNRVHRAMAHRTAERLADIPVVVLINEGSASASEIMAGCLRDHQRAVVVGTRSYGKGSVQQISNRVDGGNALLRITLEHYLLPNGDEIHREPESTQWGVEPHITVRMTPKQIGDSLTILRDVDVLPDAEAQLTPEQAAQRDPNRLLTEDLDLQLQTAVVLIQSRLENGTHLVNKVGNQQ, encoded by the coding sequence ATGACGCAGATACAAGCCGCGGCAACGACCCACACACGATTCTTCCGCCCCGGCCACCTGGCTGCGGTTGCCGCCGCTGCGGCGCTCGCTCTTGCCTCGGCGATGCCGGCGCGCGCGATGCAGGACACCGAAGTGCAGCCTGTGAGCGTCGCGGGCGGCGTCGATCTGGCCGCGCGGATGTGGGACGACTCGCTGCAGAGAGATCGCGAAGGCGTGTACACGATCCTGCGGTCCATCAGCGCCAGCGGCAACGCCGCCGAGAAGGCCTCGAATCTGACGGCGACGGTCGAGACCTATCTCGACTTCCTCCGCGCGCAGGGGGCGGAGCGGCTCAAGACCTTCAACGAGAGCATGGAGAAGCTCGACGGGCACCTCAAGGATGGCAATCTGCGCGAAGGCCTCGGCGATGCGCTGGCGGCGCATGAAGCGAGTCTCGAACCCGATGAACTGCTCGCGCTGCAGCCCGAGACGGGCCTGCCGTTCAAGGACGCGGTGCTCGCCGACCCGCGCGTGATCGAGCTGGTCACGCGCGCCACCAAAGCGGCGCGTGACGCCGAGAGCGCCGGCGAGTGGATCGTCGCGCAGGACCTCTTTTACCGCCTGAACACGCTCGTCGACCACCGCTACCAGAAAGACCTCGACCGCGTGTCGTATCGCCTGGGCCTGCTGCGGCTGTACGCGCCGGCGCGCCTCGATGAACTGATGAACGCGCAACTCGTGGCGATCGGCGAGAAGCCCCGGCCGCGCTGGGAGCACCAGGAACTCGACACGTGGGATGTCCATCTCGCAGGCGTTGATCGGGCGATGGTCAACGACGTGCTGTACATTTCCGCGACCAAGCACCTGTCGCAGACGGGCTACCCGGCGCTGCTGGTCGGCGGGCTGGGCGCGCTCGAAACGCTCGTGACCACGACCGATCTCAAAGAGACGTTCCCCGGCCTGAGCGACGCCAGGGCCGTGCAGAAGTTCACGGCATTCCTGCGCGAGGAGAGCGACTACTGGCAGCGCCAGGCCGCGGCGGACCGCTCGCGGGCGTCGCGCGTGATTGAGCGGATCGAAGAGAAGAATGCCGAGACGGTGAAACTGCCCCCCGAGGTGCTCTACCACGAATTCGGCGACGGGTGCATTTCGGTGCTCGACCCCTTCACCGACATCGTCTGGCCCGACGAACTGCAGGTCTTCCGGCGTCAACTGGAGGGTTCGTTCAGCGGCGTGGGGATCCAGATCATCATCGACGAGAACAACCAGTTGACGATCGTTACGCCGCTCAAGGATTCGCCGGCGCACCGCGCGGGCATCCAGGCGGGCGATGACATCGTGGCGGTGGACGGCCGCTCGACGGTCGGCATCACGACCTCGCAGGCGATCGACCAGATCACCGGGCCCAAGGGCACGCCGGTGACGCTGACGGTCCGCCGCGAGGGCGAGCCTGAGCCGATCGACTATCGCCTCGTGCGCGCCGACATCCCGATCGAAACCGTCAAGGGCTGGAAACTTCAGGACGGGAACGAATGGGATTACTTCATGAACCGCGAGCAGGGCGTCGGCTACATCCGCCTGACCGGCTTCATGCAGCAGACGGTGGACGACTTCGACATGGCCATTGCCGAGATGGGAGAAGATCTCCAGGGGCTGGTCATCGACCTGCGCTACAACCCGGGCGGGCAACTGCAGGCGGTGATCGACCTGTGCAACCGCTTCGTGTCGCGCGGCGTGATCGTCTCGACCGAGGGTCCCGGCAAGAAGGTTAATCGCGTGCACCGGGCCATGGCGCACCGCACCGCCGAGCGGCTCGCCGACATTCCCGTGGTCGTCCTCATCAACGAAGGCTCCGCCTCGGCCAGCGAAATCATGGCCGGATGTCTGCGCGACCACCAGCGCGCCGTCGTCGTCGGCACGCGCTCATACGGGAAGGGCAGCGTGCAGCAGATTTCCAACCGGGTGGACGGCGGCAACGCGCTGCTTCGCATCACTCTCGAGCATTACCTGCTGCCCAACGGCGACGAGATTCACCGCGAGCCTGAATCGACGCAGTGGGGCGTGGAGCCGCACATCACCGTGCGCATGACGCCCAAGCAGATCGGCGACTCGCTGACGATCCTGCGCGATGTGGATGTGCTGCCCGACGCCGAAGCCCAGCTGACGCCCGAGCAGGCCGCCCAGCGCGACCCCAACCGCCTGCTCACCGAAGATCTCGATCTTCAACTCCAGACGGCCGTGGTGCTGATCCAGTCGCGCCTTGAAAACGGCACCCACCTCGTCAACAAGGTGGGGAACCAGCAATAG
- a CDS encoding type II toxin-antitoxin system HicA family toxin → MKRRDLEQHLRDHDCERVRHGRRHDVWHNPMNDRESTVPRHREIANPTARAICRQLDIPVPRGI, encoded by the coding sequence GTGAAACGGCGGGATCTAGAACAGCATCTCCGGGATCATGACTGCGAGCGCGTCCGCCACGGTCGCCGGCACGACGTTTGGCACAACCCGATGAATGATCGCGAATCGACCGTGCCTCGTCATCGGGAAATTGCGAATCCAACGGCGCGCGCGATCTGCCGGCAATTGGATATTCCTGTGCCCCGCGGTATCTGA
- the trpC gene encoding indole-3-glycerol phosphate synthase TrpC: protein MVSTIQLMPLDSAGAAWSPGGGDAITAGAAMTIPNALSQIVERKRLEVERGRAAVSLESIRARATEAEPPRNFFQAVTADRPPRTVSVIAEIKRKSPSAGWLREEYRSDDFDPAPIAKAYHRAGAAAISCLTDAEGFGGDLDYIRRIRNRVPLPVLRKDFIIDAWQIYESRAASADAVLLIADILTEGQFVDLLILATELKMTSIVEVHDVESLLRVRHHIGFPHPGYTLLGINNRDLRTMTTDLGHTLRLLDMVEDKRILISESGIRTHDDVERLRKAGVGIVLVGEQLMKQEDPGAALEELLGQ, encoded by the coding sequence ATGGTCAGTACTATCCAACTCATGCCGCTCGACTCGGCTGGGGCGGCGTGGTCGCCCGGAGGCGGCGACGCTATAACAGCCGGCGCCGCCATGACCATCCCCAACGCGCTCAGCCAGATCGTCGAACGCAAACGCCTCGAAGTCGAGCGCGGCCGCGCCGCCGTCTCGCTCGAATCGATTCGGGCCAGAGCGACCGAGGCCGAGCCGCCGCGCAACTTCTTCCAGGCCGTCACCGCCGACCGGCCGCCGCGCACGGTATCGGTCATCGCCGAGATCAAGCGAAAGAGTCCTTCGGCCGGGTGGCTCCGCGAGGAGTATCGCAGCGATGATTTCGACCCGGCGCCCATTGCCAAAGCCTACCACCGCGCCGGGGCGGCGGCGATTTCCTGCCTCACCGACGCCGAGGGCTTCGGCGGCGATCTCGACTACATCCGCCGCATCCGCAACCGCGTGCCCCTTCCCGTGCTCCGCAAAGATTTCATCATCGACGCCTGGCAGATCTACGAGAGCCGCGCCGCTTCCGCCGACGCCGTGCTGCTCATCGCCGACATCCTCACCGAGGGCCAGTTTGTCGACCTGCTCATTCTCGCCACTGAACTCAAGATGACTTCGATCGTCGAGGTGCACGACGTCGAGAGCCTGCTGCGCGTGCGGCACCACATCGGCTTTCCGCATCCCGGCTACACGCTGCTGGGCATCAACAACCGCGACCTGCGCACCATGACCACCGACCTCGGTCACACGCTGCGCCTGCTCGACATGGTCGAAGACAAGCGCATCCTCATCAGCGAGTCGGGCATCCGCACCCACGACGACGTCGAGCGCCTGCGCAAAGCCGGCGTGGGCATCGTGCTCGTCGGCGAGCAGTTGATGAAACAGGAAGACCCCGGCGCCGCGCTCGAGGAACTCCTCGGGCAGTGA
- the asnS gene encoding asparagine--tRNA ligase, which produces MDRTLIADAFQSGQVGSKVRIKGWVRTRRDSKAGLSFVHVSDGTCFDPIQVVAPSSLSNYDSVVLKLTTGCSVDCTGTLAASQGKGQRFEIQAESIELLGDVEDPDTYPISPKQHSFEYLRTVAHLRTRTNTFGAVARVRHRLAQAIHQFFDARRFLWVHTPIITASDAEGAGEMFRVSTLDLLNLPRRPDGHVDFEQDFFGRESFLTVSGQLNVETYCCALSNVYTFGPTFRAENSNTARHLAEFWMIEPEIAFADLRYDRLLAIDLIKHLLRTVLADCADDMKFFDDRIEKGIIDALQHVIDSEFVHLTYTDAVKELQASGKKFEYPVNWGDNLQSEHERYLCEQVHKKPVVVTDYPKDIKAFYMRLNDDEKTVAAMDVLVPRIGELVGGSQREERLAVLDRRLDEMKLPKAGYWWYRDLRRYGTVPHAGFGLGFERLLMYVTGMANMRDVIPFPRAPRLAEF; this is translated from the coding sequence ATGGATCGGACGCTCATTGCCGACGCGTTTCAGAGCGGCCAGGTCGGCTCAAAAGTACGCATCAAGGGCTGGGTGCGCACGCGCCGCGACAGCAAGGCCGGGCTGAGCTTCGTGCACGTGAGCGACGGCACGTGCTTTGACCCGATCCAGGTCGTGGCGCCCAGCAGTCTGTCCAACTACGACTCGGTCGTGCTCAAACTCACGACCGGCTGCAGCGTGGATTGCACGGGCACGCTCGCCGCGAGCCAGGGCAAGGGGCAGCGATTCGAGATCCAGGCCGAGTCGATCGAACTCCTCGGCGACGTGGAAGATCCGGACACCTATCCCATCAGCCCCAAGCAGCATTCGTTCGAGTACCTGCGCACCGTTGCGCACCTGCGGACGCGCACGAACACCTTTGGCGCCGTCGCGCGCGTGCGGCACCGCCTGGCGCAGGCGATTCACCAGTTCTTCGACGCGCGGCGGTTTCTCTGGGTGCACACGCCGATCATCACGGCTTCGGATGCCGAAGGGGCCGGCGAGATGTTCCGCGTGAGCACGCTCGATCTGCTCAACCTGCCGCGCCGGCCTGACGGGCACGTGGATTTCGAGCAGGACTTCTTCGGCCGCGAGTCGTTTCTCACCGTTTCGGGGCAATTGAACGTCGAGACCTACTGCTGCGCGCTGAGCAACGTCTATACCTTCGGCCCGACGTTCCGCGCCGAGAACAGCAACACGGCCCGTCACCTGGCCGAGTTCTGGATGATTGAGCCGGAGATCGCCTTTGCCGATCTGCGCTATGACCGGCTGCTGGCGATCGATCTCATCAAGCACCTGCTGCGTACCGTGCTGGCGGACTGCGCCGATGACATGAAGTTCTTCGACGATCGCATCGAGAAGGGCATCATCGACGCGCTGCAGCACGTCATCGACTCGGAGTTCGTGCACCTCACCTACACCGACGCGGTGAAGGAACTGCAGGCCAGCGGCAAGAAGTTCGAGTACCCGGTCAACTGGGGCGACAACCTGCAGTCCGAGCACGAGCGCTACCTGTGCGAGCAGGTGCACAAGAAGCCGGTCGTGGTGACGGACTATCCCAAGGACATCAAGGCGTTTTACATGCGCCTCAACGACGATGAGAAGACGGTGGCGGCGATGGATGTCCTCGTGCCGCGCATCGGCGAACTCGTCGGCGGCTCGCAGCGCGAAGAGCGGCTGGCGGTGCTCGACCGGCGGCTCGACGAGATGAAACTGCCCAAGGCGGGCTACTGGTGGTACCGCGACCTGCGCCGCTACGGCACCGTACCCCACGCGGGCTTCGGCCTGGGCTTCGAGCGCCTGCTCATGTACGTCACCGGCATGGCAAACATGCGCGATGTGATCCCGTTCCCGCGCGCGCCGCGGTTGGCGGAGTTCTAG
- a CDS encoding CPBP family intramembrane metalloprotease — protein sequence MSWIVLTIGLLALGGFAAFLIGRPGWLQRTACPRPVSPPRLVIILTWQLLIAPVLMAVLGPLVLSTVAAEQATMRDLAQQTLVAQAITLPLVALFFWMGRLDAERAWVRQALAGLDRAGRRAGPGKAVGMGILGLVVGWPIVLLTSEAAGFIREIITGQRSPLIAHKTLEQIGAASPGDPWLIAMALAVVVMAPVIEEVIYRGALLGCLRGFSRSPWTAIVLSAALFAAMHIGTAADVAIPGLFVFGVGLGIVYERSGTLLAPMVMHGLFNLGNIVLLLALSPGA from the coding sequence ATGAGTTGGATAGTACTGACCATCGGCCTGCTCGCACTCGGAGGATTCGCCGCATTTCTGATCGGCCGGCCCGGCTGGCTGCAGCGAACCGCCTGCCCGCGACCGGTTTCGCCGCCGCGTCTGGTCATCATCCTCACCTGGCAACTGCTCATCGCGCCCGTGCTCATGGCGGTCCTCGGCCCGCTGGTGCTCTCCACGGTCGCCGCCGAGCAGGCGACGATGCGCGACCTGGCGCAGCAGACGCTTGTCGCACAGGCGATCACGCTGCCGCTGGTGGCGCTGTTCTTCTGGATGGGTCGGCTGGACGCCGAGCGCGCGTGGGTGCGGCAGGCGCTGGCGGGGCTGGACCGCGCCGGCCGGCGCGCGGGCCCGGGCAAGGCCGTCGGCATGGGCATTCTCGGGCTGGTCGTCGGCTGGCCGATCGTGCTGCTCACGAGTGAAGCGGCGGGCTTCATCCGCGAGATCATTACCGGGCAACGCTCGCCGCTGATCGCGCACAAGACGCTCGAGCAGATCGGAGCCGCGAGCCCGGGCGATCCATGGCTCATCGCGATGGCGCTGGCGGTGGTGGTGATGGCGCCGGTGATCGAGGAAGTGATCTACCGCGGTGCGTTGCTCGGCTGTCTGCGCGGGTTCTCGCGCTCGCCGTGGACGGCCATCGTGCTCTCGGCGGCGCTGTTTGCGGCGATGCACATCGGCACCGCCGCCGACGTGGCGATTCCCGGCCTGTTCGTCTTCGGCGTCGGCCTGGGGATCGTGTACGAGCGATCGGGCACGCTGCTGGCGCCGATGGTGATGCACGGCCTGTTCAATCTCGGCAACATCGTGCTGCTGCTGGCGCTGTCGCCGGGCGCGTAG
- the glmS gene encoding glutamine--fructose-6-phosphate transaminase (isomerizing) yields the protein MCGIVAYIGSKPALPILMEGLKRLEYRGYDSAGLALINGGLRVVRSVGRVSVLEEKVRKEKGLDGTLGIAHTRWATHGVPSDSNAHPHRDDPKPRGHGIAIIHNGIIENYASLRTWLEEKGHTFTSDTDTEVLCMLISELYDKDSGMTLERAVQAALREVTGAYAIAVICEEEPDVLVCARKGSPLMIGVGQGEYIVASDGNAIVAHTTQAFALEDYQVARLSRDGFRTTTLDDVHVTPRIQDLEIELQEIELGDHEHFMLKEIFEQPNALRNTLRGRTDSREGRVVLGGIAEYARELVKARRFILLGQGTALHAAMIGDYLLEDLAKIPAEVEYSSEFRYRNPIIEDGSVVIAVSQSGETADTLAALSEARDRGALTLGIVNVVGSSIARGTDAGVYLRVGPEIGVASTKAFLGQVMALTLLALFIGRRRFLSADQVSQYLAELEATPDRIEKILGQSEAIRDVTAKYIDRENWLFLGRGHNYPVALEGALKLKEISYIHAEGMPAAEMKHGPIALINDGMPCVFVATRNSQYDKIVTNIQQVRSRGGRVIAVATEGDKAIRQHADEVFYVPDMPEPMQPLVTAVPLQLLAYHAAVLRGHDVDKPRNLAKSVTVE from the coding sequence GTGTGTGGAATCGTCGCCTACATCGGCTCCAAGCCGGCGCTGCCCATCCTGATGGAGGGGCTCAAGCGTCTCGAATACCGCGGCTATGACTCGGCCGGGCTGGCCCTGATCAATGGCGGCCTGCGGGTGGTCCGCTCGGTGGGTCGCGTGAGCGTGCTCGAAGAGAAGGTCCGCAAGGAAAAGGGCCTGGATGGCACGCTGGGTATCGCCCACACCCGCTGGGCCACGCACGGCGTCCCCTCCGACTCCAACGCCCACCCGCACCGCGACGACCCCAAGCCGCGCGGCCACGGCATCGCCATCATCCACAACGGCATCATCGAGAACTACGCAAGCCTGCGCACCTGGCTCGAAGAGAAGGGGCACACCTTCACCTCCGACACCGACACCGAAGTCCTGTGCATGCTCATCTCTGAATTGTACGACAAGGACAGCGGCATGACGCTGGAGCGCGCCGTGCAGGCGGCGCTGCGCGAGGTGACGGGCGCCTACGCCATCGCCGTCATCTGCGAGGAGGAGCCTGATGTGCTCGTCTGCGCGCGAAAGGGTTCGCCGCTGATGATCGGCGTGGGGCAGGGTGAGTACATCGTGGCCTCAGACGGCAACGCGATCGTGGCGCACACGACGCAGGCGTTCGCGCTCGAAGATTACCAGGTGGCCCGGCTGTCGCGCGACGGTTTCCGCACGACCACGCTGGATGACGTGCACGTCACGCCGCGCATCCAGGATCTGGAGATCGAGCTGCAGGAGATCGAACTCGGCGACCACGAACACTTCATGCTCAAGGAGATCTTCGAGCAGCCCAACGCGCTGCGCAACACGCTGCGCGGGCGCACCGATTCGCGCGAGGGGCGCGTCGTGCTCGGCGGGATCGCTGAATATGCGCGCGAGCTCGTCAAGGCGCGGCGGTTCATCCTGCTGGGCCAGGGAACGGCGCTGCACGCGGCGATGATCGGCGATTACCTGCTCGAAGACCTCGCCAAGATTCCGGCCGAAGTCGAATACTCCAGCGAGTTCCGCTATCGCAATCCCATCATCGAAGATGGTTCGGTGGTCATCGCCGTCAGCCAGTCGGGTGAGACGGCCGACACGCTGGCGGCGCTGAGCGAAGCGCGTGACCGCGGCGCGCTGACGCTGGGCATCGTCAACGTGGTGGGTTCGTCGATCGCGCGCGGCACGGACGCGGGGGTGTACTTGCGCGTGGGGCCGGAGATTGGCGTGGCGTCCACCAAGGCGTTCCTGGGGCAGGTGATGGCGCTGACGCTGCTGGCGCTGTTCATCGGGCGGCGGCGGTTCCTTTCGGCCGACCAGGTGAGCCAGTACCTGGCCGAACTCGAAGCGACGCCGGACCGGATTGAGAAGATTCTCGGCCAGTCGGAGGCGATCCGGGACGTGACGGCCAAGTACATCGACCGCGAGAACTGGCTGTTCCTGGGCCGGGGGCACAATTACCCTGTAGCGCTCGAAGGCGCGCTGAAACTGAAGGAGATCAGTTACATCCACGCCGAGGGCATGCCGGCGGCGGAGATGAAGCACGGCCCGATCGCGCTGATCAACGACGGCATGCCGTGCGTCTTCGTCGCCACGCGCAACAGCCAGTACGACAAGATCGTGACGAACATCCAGCAGGTGCGCAGCCGCGGCGGCCGGGTGATCGCCGTGGCCACGGAAGGGGACAAGGCGATCCGCCAGCACGCCGACGAGGTGTTCTACGTGCCCGACATGCCCGAGCCGATGCAGCCGCTGGTGACCGCGGTTCCGCTGCAACTGCTGGCGTACCACGCGGCGGTGCTGCGCGGCCACGATGTGGACAAGCCGCGGAACCTGGCCAAGAGCGTGACCGTCGAATAA